A window from Triticum aestivum cultivar Chinese Spring chromosome 6D, IWGSC CS RefSeq v2.1, whole genome shotgun sequence encodes these proteins:
- the LOC123142982 gene encoding RGS1-HXK1-interacting protein 1, protein MTDAPSAPAGDSPPPPQKPESGGSISSMVASSASSAAAAAADYTRRGEAFGADLAAAARTAVDTAHAHAYSSAIAASDAANAAMAGALAAVPTLTQAAKEEFEWVKKEYFAREQMALGKIKEGVIMAIEHPGIAAGSATVAGIVLLKRPRSYLIQRVRRVFVSKETLLSGIQAEVNHMRQTVNLMSNESQKLMDRAATAEKRFQKGWNTLREEGRAIQSELKQISDIENQAVGLKGILDQLPRAHASEFRSEISGLASQVKKEKRVLNSALTKIVNYGVPI, encoded by the exons atgaCCGACGCGCCGTCCGCTCCCGCCGGCGACTCGCccccgccgccgcagaagccagaGAGCGGCGGCTCCATCTCCTCCATGGTGGCCTCCTCCGCGTCctccgcggcggccgcggccgcggacTACACGCGCCGGGGCGAGGCCTTCGGGGCCGACCTGGCCGCCGCCGCCAGGACCGCCGTCGACACCGCCCACGCGCACGCCTACTCCTCCGCCATCGCCGCGTCCGACGCCGCCAACGCGGCCATGGCCGGCGCGCTCGCCGCCGTCCCCACCCTCACCCAGGCCGCAAAG GAAGAGTTTGAATGGGTGAAGAAGGAGTACTTTGCTCGTGAGCAGATGGCGCTGGGCAAGATCAAAG AGGGTGTCATCATGGCCATCGAGCATCCAGGCATCGCTGCAGGCTCAGCCACGGTTGCAGGAATCGTGCTGCTCAAAA GGCCAAGGAGCTACCTAATCCAACGTGTACGGCGTGTATTTGTCAGCAAGGAG ACCCTACTTTCTGGCATCCAGGCTGAAGTGAATCACATGCGGCAAACAGTCAATCTTATGTCGAATGAAAGCCAAAAACTCATG GACCGAGCTGCAACAGCAGAAAAGAGATTCCAGAAAGGATGGAATACACTCAG GGAAGAAGGGCGTGCCATTCAAAGTGAGTTGAAGCAAATCAGTGATATTGAAAACCAAGCAGTAG GTCTCAAGGGAATTCTCGATCAGCTTCCAAGAGCACATGCATCTGAATTTCGATCAGAG ATTTCCGGCCTAGCCTCTCAGGTCAAGAAGGAGAAGCGTGTGCTCAACTCCGCCCTGACGAAGATTGTGAATTATGGCGTCCCTATCTAA